The Gossypium arboreum isolate Shixiya-1 chromosome 4, ASM2569848v2, whole genome shotgun sequence DNA segment CAACAGAAATAAAACAAATTAGATAGATAACAGGCCTAGAACACACCTTCCCAAGTTGTGTCAACCTATCCCTAAACTTTGGAATCACCAAAACATGAACAGGAGCCTGCGGACTGATGTCTTTGAATGCTAAGACTTTATCATCTTCATACACGATGGTTGAAGGAATTTCCTTAGCTATGATCTTGTCAAATCTGAATAGGAAGGGAAAAAAGAATCAACAACCAGTACAATGATAAATAGCAAAATCAATGTGACCCCGTTCTTCAATATCTCATAAAGAAGTTATCAGCAGAACCAATTCTGTCTAAATTTTAGCAATACAAAATTACAAATAGCTTGCTTAAATCTCAAGTTATTCCCAAAGTTATGAGTTTTTTCCCTGAAACTCTTATTAAGAGGGAGATGAAATCCCAAACGGCAACAACATAATACATAACAAATTCCAGGCTAGAACTGGAATGTGAATTCAAAGCAGGGTGTTAAGGATGATACATACATGGTTGGAGCTCCACTATCAGCATTGATTGCAGCTGCCTTTGCCTCAGCCTCTTCATCATGTGTAGGACTAACACGACATAGATATCTACAAAGAGTGATTCGAAGGTATCAAGAAAGGCCAATAAAAATTCAACATATAATCTGTACAGCTCTTCTTCACTTCTCTGGCTGGCTAGACTACCAAAAAAACTACAATTAGAACCCAATTAAACCTTCTCCCTACCCCCATTTCATTGATCAGCCAATTGACAACGAAAAGAATAATAGTAATCATCAATTGAATGTCGAAATAAGAGAACTTTCCAaccaaataaaaagaaaagaaaaatacctGCGTGAGTGATTTGGTGTTAGAAAATCGATAGAGGTGGGAAAAGAAGAGAGTCGTGGTGAGGCTCTCACAATTGCAACAATCCTTCCAGTCATTGCATAATTACTGTCCAAATCAAATATCCAGAATCAATACTTTATCATTATGTCCTTAACATTAACAAAATATAAACAGATAAAAGAGTACCGAAGAAGAGAGAAAGAGGTGAAAGCAGCCATAGACTTGAGCGAAATGAAACAGCAGCCCTGAGAAGAGAAGATATGCGACGTACACAGCTAAGACAAATCGAAAATAAAAGATTAAGAACGGAAGAAGTAGAAGGAGGAAATTTACCTGGatgaagaaggagaagaagatgaagaacggaagaagaaggagaaggaTTTGAAAGAATTTGGTAAGAGTTGGAAATGTCTTACAGAAATTGATCTCACGAGACCTACGCCAATTTGGTTAAAAaatatttctatttaaaataaattatattatttaagagtatttttattttttattttaaaataaaataaaaaattatatatatgaatGGATTTTTTAGTAGAATAGcttaattttgttattaaataAGAGAACAAATTTTCAAACAATAAGACAAATATAGAAAAGTACACAAAAAATGAAATATTCCCCAATCCTAATTAAAAGAAACCCAACCAAAATAAATGAGTTCTAAAGTTCCTTTCGAAGCATAGAAAGCAATGAAAATAGCAGTTTGTCTGAATCATCATCGTCCCTTAAGATTAAGCAGATTTTAGGGACTATCTTCAAGCAACCAACGAAATCACAGTATAATCTAGCACGTCTGTCAACCATCGGTCTCTCTGCACTGCATCAGTAACAAACAGAGGCATTTCTTCTAACTAATAAGTTGTTTCTCCTCTCCTTATTCCTTCTGTAGCTAAGAGATGTGCTACTCCGTTCCCCTGTCTCGGTGCATGTCTGAAAATACATCTTCGATAATTCTCAGTAAGTGATCTCAAATCCATAGTATATATGCACTAAATTCATATCTCTCTTACCTATTTGCATGAAGCTTTTTCACCACTTTGAGTGCATCTCCTTCAATCTCCACCTTCGGGAAACCCAAATCAAGACCCATTTGAACTGCTTGGAAGCATGCAAAAGCCTCACAGCAAAAGTCGCAGGTATGTGATTATTTAGTATCATTCTGGATCCTAACACCAAACCATTCAAGTTTTTAACCACAATATCCGTACATGACCTATTTGTATGGTTTTAAAAAGTAACATCATAATTAATCTTTGCAAAAAGAATC contains these protein-coding regions:
- the LOC108459512 gene encoding uncharacterized protein LOC108459512, translating into MAAFTSFSLLRNYAMTGRIVAIVRASPRLSSFPTSIDFLTPNHSRRYLCRVSPTHDEEAEAKAAAINADSGAPTIFDKIIAKEIPSTIVYEDDKVLAFKDISPQAPVHVLVIPKFRDRLTQLGKVCSRPAEQSKGEKDWTRRIGNDRHLVCIEDPFVVSHDLGRVVEKFSIKVLKEEFERAVDVMQYDPNPWITLFEPYDPG